In a genomic window of Sutcliffiella sp. FSL R7-0096:
- the leuS gene encoding leucine--tRNA ligase, with amino-acid sequence MSFHHQSIEIKWQKYWEENKTFKTHEEKGKEKFYALDMFPYPSGAGLHVGHPEGYTATDILSRMKRMQGQNVLHPMGWDAFGLPAEQYALDTGNDPAEFTEQNINTFRRQIKSLGFSYDWDREVNTTDPEYYKWTQWIFLKLYEKGLAYVDEVPVNWCPALGTVLANEEVIDGKSERGGHPVERRPMRQWILRITEYADRLLEDLNELDWPESLKDMQRNWIGRSEGANVHFSIDGTDENFTVFTTRPDTLFGATYAVLAPEHPLVKKITTDEQRDAVEAYIAKVQSKSDLERTELSKEKSGEFTGAFAVNPANGEKLPIWIADYVLMSYGTGAIMAVPAHDERDWEFATKFDLPIVEVVAGGDVSKEAYTGDGEHVNSDFLNGLGKDEAISNMIEWLAANAKGEKKVSYRLRDWLFSRQRYWGEPIPIIHWEDGTTTAVPEDQLPLVLPKTSEIRPSGTGESPLAAIEDWVNVVDPETGKRGRRETNTMPQWGGSCWYYLRYIDPKNSEKLADPEKLKEWLPVDIYIGGAEHAVLHLLYARFWHKFLYDIGVVPTKEPFQKLFNQGMILGENNEKMSKSKGNVVNPDHIVESHGADTLRLYEMFMGPLEASIAWSTNGLDGSRRFLDRVWRLFVEENGKLSSKVVEVTEEDTLEKTYHATVKKVTEDYEGLRFNTAISQMMVFINEAYKADTIAKDYVEGFVKMLSPVCPHIAEELWEKLGNEGTITYEAWPTFDESKLVEDEIEIVVQVNGKLKAKLYVPSDATRERMEEIALADDTVKESIEGKTVRKVIAVPGKLVNIVAN; translated from the coding sequence ATGTCATTTCACCATCAGTCCATTGAAATAAAGTGGCAAAAGTATTGGGAAGAAAATAAAACATTTAAAACACACGAGGAAAAAGGGAAAGAGAAATTCTACGCACTAGACATGTTCCCTTACCCATCCGGCGCAGGCCTGCACGTAGGTCACCCGGAAGGTTACACAGCAACAGATATCCTTTCACGCATGAAGCGTATGCAAGGACAAAATGTCCTGCATCCAATGGGGTGGGATGCATTCGGTCTACCTGCAGAGCAATATGCTTTGGATACAGGAAACGATCCTGCAGAATTCACAGAGCAAAACATTAACACATTCCGCAGACAAATTAAGTCCCTAGGATTCTCCTATGATTGGGACCGTGAAGTAAACACAACAGATCCTGAGTACTATAAATGGACACAATGGATTTTCTTAAAGCTTTACGAAAAAGGCTTGGCATATGTGGACGAAGTCCCTGTAAACTGGTGCCCTGCACTAGGTACGGTTTTAGCAAATGAAGAAGTAATCGACGGGAAATCAGAGCGTGGGGGCCATCCCGTAGAACGCCGTCCGATGAGACAATGGATCCTTAGAATCACAGAATACGCAGATCGACTATTGGAAGACTTGAACGAGTTGGATTGGCCAGAAAGCTTGAAGGATATGCAGCGTAACTGGATTGGCCGTTCGGAAGGTGCGAATGTACATTTCAGCATCGACGGGACAGATGAGAACTTCACCGTTTTCACGACACGTCCGGACACACTTTTCGGCGCCACTTATGCAGTACTGGCTCCAGAGCATCCGTTAGTGAAAAAAATCACAACTGATGAGCAGCGTGACGCAGTAGAAGCCTATATCGCAAAAGTCCAAAGCAAGAGTGACCTTGAGCGTACTGAACTTTCCAAAGAAAAATCCGGTGAGTTCACGGGAGCATTTGCTGTAAACCCTGCTAACGGCGAGAAATTGCCAATCTGGATTGCCGATTACGTATTAATGAGCTATGGAACTGGTGCCATCATGGCAGTGCCTGCTCATGACGAGCGTGACTGGGAATTCGCAACGAAGTTTGACCTTCCTATCGTAGAAGTGGTTGCAGGTGGCGATGTTTCCAAGGAAGCCTATACAGGTGATGGCGAACACGTTAACTCCGATTTCTTAAATGGCCTTGGTAAAGATGAAGCGATTTCCAACATGATCGAATGGTTAGCTGCTAATGCAAAAGGCGAAAAGAAAGTATCCTACCGCCTTCGTGACTGGTTGTTCAGCCGTCAGCGTTACTGGGGCGAGCCGATTCCAATCATTCATTGGGAAGATGGCACGACTACAGCGGTACCGGAAGATCAGCTTCCACTTGTATTACCAAAAACATCTGAAATCCGTCCATCCGGTACAGGCGAATCCCCGCTTGCTGCCATTGAGGACTGGGTAAATGTCGTAGACCCTGAAACAGGCAAAAGAGGCCGTCGCGAAACTAACACGATGCCACAATGGGGCGGAAGCTGCTGGTACTACTTGCGCTATATTGACCCGAAAAACAGCGAGAAATTAGCTGACCCAGAAAAATTGAAAGAATGGTTGCCAGTCGACATCTACATCGGTGGAGCAGAGCACGCTGTACTTCACTTACTATACGCACGTTTCTGGCACAAATTCCTATACGATATCGGTGTGGTTCCAACAAAAGAGCCATTCCAAAAGCTATTTAACCAAGGAATGATCCTAGGGGAAAATAATGAAAAGATGAGTAAATCCAAAGGGAATGTCGTAAACCCTGATCACATCGTTGAATCCCACGGTGCCGACACCCTTCGTCTATATGAAATGTTCATGGGGCCACTTGAGGCATCCATCGCATGGTCCACCAACGGACTTGACGGCTCCCGTCGCTTCTTGGATCGCGTTTGGAGATTGTTTGTAGAAGAAAACGGCAAGCTAAGCTCCAAGGTTGTGGAAGTGACAGAAGAAGATACTCTTGAGAAAACGTACCATGCTACCGTGAAAAAAGTAACAGAAGACTACGAAGGCCTACGTTTCAACACGGCTATATCTCAAATGATGGTATTCATCAATGAAGCTTACAAAGCAGACACCATTGCCAAAGATTACGTAGAAGGCTTCGTGAAAATGCTTTCCCCAGTATGCCCGCATATAGCGGAGGAACTTTGGGAGAAGCTTGGCAACGAAGGAACCATCACATATGAGGCATGGCCAACATTCGACGAGTCCAAACTAGTAGAGGACGAAATCGAAATCGTTGTTCAAGTGAATGGTAAGCTAAAAGCAAAGCTTTACGTTCCATCTGATGCCACACGTGAAAGAATGGAAGAGATCGCCCTTGCAGATGACACAGTGAAAGAATCCATTGAAGGCAAGACGGTCCGCAAAGTCATCGCCGTTCCAGGAAAACTTGTGAACATTGTAGCGAACTAA
- a CDS encoding sporulation protein Cse60, whose protein sequence is MVQIRVFDEEHERDLEDAVNDFLKGLSDRDVIDIKYQVGCINDEEEQIYCFSAMVIFRT, encoded by the coding sequence TTGGTGCAGATCAGGGTGTTTGATGAGGAGCATGAGCGGGATCTCGAGGATGCAGTAAATGATTTTCTTAAAGGATTGTCAGACAGGGATGTGATTGACATCAAGTACCAAGTCGGGTGTATTAACGACGAGGAAGAACAGATTTATTGCTTCTCGGCAATGGTAATATTTAGAACCTGA
- a CDS encoding rhodanese-like domain-containing protein, with protein sequence MSEIQTITTGELKKKLDAGEELYLVDVREDEEIEMGKIKQAEHIRMGDIPENLDKLDKGKEYIVICRSGRRSENVCHYLQDQGYKVRNMVGGMLEWEGDVE encoded by the coding sequence ATGTCAGAGATCCAAACAATTACGACTGGTGAGTTAAAGAAGAAGCTTGACGCAGGCGAAGAACTTTACCTTGTCGACGTTCGCGAAGACGAAGAAATCGAAATGGGCAAAATCAAACAAGCAGAACACATCCGCATGGGCGATATCCCAGAAAACCTGGACAAGCTCGACAAAGGAAAAGAATACATTGTTATCTGCCGCTCCGGACGCCGAAGCGAAAACGTCTGCCACTACCTGCAAGACCAAGGCTACAAAGTCCGCAACATGGTCGGCGGCATGCTAGAGTGGGAAGGCGACGTAGAATAA
- a CDS encoding nuclease-related domain-containing protein, translating to MIKKHRKIPLRVQILRAMKRRVRPNHEKYEEILSELGIKEAGIYGEQALDYYLKLLPETDTPYYIFYDLRLPYRDSHFQIDTLILFSNFYLLLEVKYLRGLIHFDPKNHQLIQEVESKPLKALQDPILQVSNQCYKLEAWVKLKNLPIAPFEKLVVLTNPKVIVKVLSSPSIVEKHVIKSPALSGKVAPLIRKHSNSHYDKKTLNKISKLQLKIIHHFKAPQQVNIRYSHVTYLLEYYVQIASLM from the coding sequence TTGATAAAAAAACACAGAAAAATACCCTTAAGAGTTCAGATTCTGAGGGCGATGAAGAGAAGGGTACGTCCAAATCACGAAAAGTATGAAGAAATATTGAGTGAATTAGGAATAAAGGAAGCAGGTATTTATGGTGAACAGGCTCTAGACTATTATCTTAAACTTCTCCCAGAAACTGACACCCCGTATTATATCTTCTATGATTTACGGCTTCCATATAGAGATAGTCACTTCCAAATAGATACCCTCATTTTATTTTCAAACTTCTATTTACTCCTCGAGGTGAAGTACTTACGTGGACTCATTCACTTCGATCCAAAAAATCATCAACTCATACAAGAAGTGGAGAGTAAGCCACTTAAAGCGTTACAAGATCCCATACTTCAAGTTAGCAACCAATGTTATAAACTAGAGGCATGGGTAAAACTTAAAAATCTACCTATTGCACCCTTTGAAAAGTTGGTTGTGTTGACCAATCCTAAAGTTATTGTAAAAGTCCTCTCTTCCCCAAGTATCGTAGAAAAACATGTAATTAAAAGTCCTGCCCTATCAGGAAAAGTAGCCCCTCTTATAAGAAAGCACTCTAACAGCCATTATGATAAAAAAACTCTCAATAAAATCTCAAAATTACAATTAAAGATCATACACCACTTCAAAGCTCCCCAACAGGTAAATATAAGGTATTCCCACGTGACATACTTACTGGAGTATTATGTCCAGATTGCAAGCCTAATGTAG